DNA sequence from the Leptospira limi genome:
ACAAATCAAATGAATGGTTTTGTTAAAACCAGAGGCAACTGCAATCTGACCATTTAACGGGTATGTGGTGATGACAGGCGAATCTTTTGGAATTCCATTCATAAGTCCTTTGTAAAGAGAGGCAAGTTGGCAAGAAAGTTCAAGAGAGGTGAGATTTCCTTGAGACATAAGTTGTCCCCATATCCATTCCACAGGACCACCGATCTCAGAGCTCATCCGAGAAAAAAAACTATATCCAGAATCAATGTCGGCAATGGCTTTCGATTCCGGGGAAGTGATGGCAAGTAAATCGTGTAAGTAAGTAGGGATGTTTTTTTTCAAAGAATGGGAATACACAGAAAGTGCCATCCTGTGGTGACCGTATCCCATCCGAATGCTTCCCACGAGTAATCTTGTTTCAATGGGATTTTGTCCTTTGTCAGAAATGAGTTCTAGACCTGGGTACAATGGGGAAGGGGAAGAAAATAAGGGAATGGAACTTTCTCCAATGGAATAACGTTTTTGGAGGATCCCTCGAATGAGGCCTGCGGTTTGTTTGGATATAAAACCTGTGTCTAGGCCGAACATTGGTTCTCGATTCATGCAGGAAGTCTATTTAACGGGCATTCTCTTTCAAGTGAAATTTCAATTCTTAGCTGACAGGTGACCAATTTTGCCCATTCCTGGTATCTATGGAACAAGTTTACATTTTGGGCGGACTGAGATCCGCATTCGGTAGTTTTGGCGGAACACTCAAAGACATGAGTGCCGTAGACCTTGGGGTCGAAGTATCAAAAGCAGCACTCCAAAAAACTGGAGTTGATCCTTCTTTAATTGAAGAAAGTATTTTTGGAAATGTTATCCCAACAGGAAAAGACGGAATTTATTTGGCTCGTCACATCGGCCTAAAATCAGGAGTTCCGATTGCAAGTCCTGCATTAACACTCAATAGACTTTGTGGTTCAGGAATGGAAGCTGTGATCCAAGCTGCTAAAAAAATCATGTTAGGTGAAGCACATACTGTTCTTGCTGGTGGAGTGGAATCCATGAGCAATGCACCTTATGTTGTGCGCAATGCAAGGTTTGGAGTTCGTTATGGAAATGCAGAATTTGAAGATTCACTCGCTCAAGGATTAACTGACATTTATGTAGATCTTCCGATGGGGATGACGGCAGAAAACTTATCTGACCAATACAAAATTTCCAGAGAAGAACAAGATGCATGGGCAGCAACTTCACAAGAACGAGCAGAAGAAGCAACTAATAAGGGAATTCTAAAAAATGAAATCCATCCCATCACGATCAATGGGAAAAATCCAATTGTGTTCGATAAGGATGAATTCATCAAAGGAAAAGCAGGTGGAGCAAAACTAGCGACTTTAAAACCTGCCTTCAAAAAAGATGGTTCGGTAACTGCAGGAAACGCATCAGGAATCAATGATGGAGCTTCCGCTATGATTGTAGCATCCGCATCCCAAGCAAAAAAACTCGGTAAAGAACCACTCGCGATTGTAAAATCGTGGGGCCACGCTGGTTGTGATCCTGCTAAGATGGGAATTGGACCAGCAATCGCAATTCCAGCTGCATTACAAAAAGCAGGGCTGAGTTTAAAAGACATTGGACTTGTAGAAGTGAATGAAGCATTTGCGGCTCAGTATTTGGCGGTACAAAAGGAACTTGGTCTCGATCCAAAGATTACCAATGTGAATGGTGGAGCCGTTGCGATTGGGCATCCACTCGGAGCATCGGGTAACCGAGTGACATTAACTCTTGCGCTTGAGATGCAAAGACGTGGAGTGAAGTATGGCGTTGCTTCTCTTTGTATCGGCGGAGGACAAGGAATCGCGATTGTTTTAGAAAACCCTAAAGCATAGTACAAAATGTACCTACTCCTTCCGGGGCGTCACCATCTCCTCACCAGGTACCAAAAGGAATACTTACTTCGTTTGGTGAACATGGGACTCTCGGAAGAATTGGATGTGTTTGGAAATCCATTACAAATTTCCAAACACCCAAGAGCCATCATCTTTGCCGTTACATCGGCCAATCATAACAACACAAGGCGTAACCCACTTCCCCTTTACCAAAGGGCGATGATGATTCAAGATTTCTCCAGAGAACTCAACATTCCAAGTTTTGTAATTCCCATTGATGATATTGGTCAGTCACCTAACTTTGCTTCGTATACAATTAAAAAAATTGAAGTAGAAACTGAGTTAATGTTAAAATTAACTCCTGAGAATACAATTGTCCTTTGTTCCACACCAGTGGCGAACTTGTATCTTGAACTTGGATTCAAAGTCCTACCAGTTGAAAAAGTCCCTGGTTCTGCTGATTCGTTTTTAACGAAACTTCCTTGGGAAGAATTAGAAAGTATTGTTTTAAAACATAAACAATCGAAACAAAATCTTGATCCTGCCTGTATCCGTTTGTGGAAGGACTATGGTTTATTTGAAAAAGTAGATATGTTGTTTTCAGATTCTCTGATCGGAGATGATGGGGACCTAACCGAATCTCGGGATTATAATACCTATGTCCGTGAGATGGATGAAATCGCAGAACTCAAATTCCAAGAAACGATTCCTTTTTTGAAACCTGGTCGAATTGGGGACATTGGTTGTGCTGTTGGTTCATGGATTAAACTTGTCTGCCAAGATCCTAAGTATACGGAATCAGATTTTTATGGAGTGGAAATCGCCCGCCATCTTTACCATATCTGTGAACAAAGAAAAGAAAATGGTGAGTTCCAAAATCCCAATGTCTTTTTTTTGCGTAAAAATGCAGTGAGTGGACTTGTGTATCCACGTCTCAGTATGAATGCCATACATACATCCTCTCTCACCCATGAAATCGAATCGTACGGTGACAGGTCCCAACTACTGGCATTTATCAAAAACCGTTATGAGGAACTTGTTTATGGTGGGGTTTGGATCAACCGGGATGTTGTCGGACCAGCAGACAAAGAAACGGAAGTTTATGTCTGGATGGAAGAGGATTCGAGTACAAACCAAGGACTTGGTCCAGAGGATTTTGTTAGTTTCAAAGAATACTTGGAATCCTTATCTACAAAACAACGATTTTTCCAATTCCAACAAGACTTTCGCAAAGAGGAAGGTTATGTGCTTAGGACGACCTCCATTTTAGTCGATGGTATAGAATACCACCGTATGAAACTTAAGGATATCTGCGAATACATCTCAAAGAAAGATTATACAGACAATTGGAAAAGTGAAATGCACGAGACCTTTTGTTTTTGGAGTTTTGACGAGTGGAAAGAACAATTAGAATCAATTGGATTTAAAGTTTCTCCAAATTCCCGTGCCTATCGAAATGAATGGCTCGTTAAAAATCGTTATGAAGGCAAAATCAAACTTTTTTTACCGAGGATCCCAAATCCAAAACAAATCACCGATTTGATCCCTTATGATTTCCCTGTGACTCATATGCTCATGTTAGCGGAAAAATAAATGCAATCAGAAGTTAGGCGTAATCTTGAAAAAATTCGTAATGTATTTCGATCTAATTATTTATTAGCAGAGTTAGACGATTCAGAACGAGAAGCATTAATTCCTTTTATCGAAGTAAAATTTGTTCGGATTGGACAAATACTAATTAAAGCAAACCAAATGCCTGAATACATTCATTTTGTTCTCACTGGCAAATTTGGAATGAAACAGAACAAAGAGGATCTTCATTTA
Encoded proteins:
- a CDS encoding acetyl-CoA C-acetyltransferase, whose translation is MEQVYILGGLRSAFGSFGGTLKDMSAVDLGVEVSKAALQKTGVDPSLIEESIFGNVIPTGKDGIYLARHIGLKSGVPIASPALTLNRLCGSGMEAVIQAAKKIMLGEAHTVLAGGVESMSNAPYVVRNARFGVRYGNAEFEDSLAQGLTDIYVDLPMGMTAENLSDQYKISREEQDAWAATSQERAEEATNKGILKNEIHPITINGKNPIVFDKDEFIKGKAGGAKLATLKPAFKKDGSVTAGNASGINDGASAMIVASASQAKKLGKEPLAIVKSWGHAGCDPAKMGIGPAIAIPAALQKAGLSLKDIGLVEVNEAFAAQYLAVQKELGLDPKITNVNGGAVAIGHPLGASGNRVTLTLALEMQRRGVKYGVASLCIGGGQGIAIVLENPKA
- a CDS encoding methyltransferase domain-containing protein, whose translation is MYLLLPGRHHLLTRYQKEYLLRLVNMGLSEELDVFGNPLQISKHPRAIIFAVTSANHNNTRRNPLPLYQRAMMIQDFSRELNIPSFVIPIDDIGQSPNFASYTIKKIEVETELMLKLTPENTIVLCSTPVANLYLELGFKVLPVEKVPGSADSFLTKLPWEELESIVLKHKQSKQNLDPACIRLWKDYGLFEKVDMLFSDSLIGDDGDLTESRDYNTYVREMDEIAELKFQETIPFLKPGRIGDIGCAVGSWIKLVCQDPKYTESDFYGVEIARHLYHICEQRKENGEFQNPNVFFLRKNAVSGLVYPRLSMNAIHTSSLTHEIESYGDRSQLLAFIKNRYEELVYGGVWINRDVVGPADKETEVYVWMEEDSSTNQGLGPEDFVSFKEYLESLSTKQRFFQFQQDFRKEEGYVLRTTSILVDGIEYHRMKLKDICEYISKKDYTDNWKSEMHETFCFWSFDEWKEQLESIGFKVSPNSRAYRNEWLVKNRYEGKIKLFLPRIPNPKQITDLIPYDFPVTHMLMLAEK